One part of the Lotus japonicus ecotype B-129 chromosome 2, LjGifu_v1.2 genome encodes these proteins:
- the LOC130735753 gene encoding lectin 7-like — MGLMSLFVILISLFMVAHNVNSETFTFPGFQLPNTKDITFEGDAFASNGVLELTKTAYGVPLPSSSGRASFAEPVHLWDKKTGALAAFTTSFTLDVQPTSSGFHGDGIAFFIAPFNSKIPKNSTGGFLGLFSKDSAFDSYQNQIVAVEFDTYADTWDPFTSHIGIDINSIISSKTVPWRTGNSLSTSAAFATVSYEPVTKTLSVLVKQIDQQKGLKFSTITTSLSFVVDLRTILPEWVRVGFSGATGQLVEQHRIHVWDFKSSFTY; from the coding sequence ATGGGTCTGATGTCTCTGTTCGTGATCCTCATTTCCTTGTTCATGGTTGCTCACAATGTGAACTCAGAGACTTTCACTTTCCCCGGTTTTCAGCTTCCAAACACAAAAGACATCACCTTCGAAGGCGATGCCTTTGCATCAAACGGTGTTCTGGAACTTACGAAGACTGCTTATGGTGTTCCTCTGCCCAGCAGTTCTGGCAGAGCCTCCTTTGCTGAACCAGTGCACCTTTGGGATAAGAAAACAGGGGCACTTGCAGCGTTCACCACCTCCTTCACTTTGGATGTGCAACCAACAAGTTCAGGATTCCATGGAGATGGAATCGCCTTCTTCATTGCACCATTCAACTCTAAAATCCCGAAAAACTCAACTGGTGGATTCCTTGGACTCTTCAGCAAGGACTCTGCTTTCGACTCCTACCAAAACCAAATAGTGGCGGTTGAGTTTGACACCTATGCGGATACATGGGATCCTTTCACCTCCCACATAGGCATTGACATAAACTccattatttcatcaaaaaccGTGCCGTGGCGAACTGGAAATTCTTTGAGCACCTCAGCTGCCTTTGCCACCGTGAGCTATGAACCCGTCACAAAAACATTGAGTGTGCTGGTGAAGCAGATAGATCAGCAGAAGGGTCTGAAATTTTCTACTATCACTACTAGTCTCTCGTTTGTGGTTGATTTGAGGACTATTCTTCCTGAATGGGTTAGAGTTGGCTTCTCTGGCGCCACCGGACAGCTGGTCGAACAACACAGGATTCATGTTTGGGATTTCAAATCAAGCTTCACTTATTAG